From one Pecten maximus chromosome 8, xPecMax1.1, whole genome shotgun sequence genomic stretch:
- the LOC117332524 gene encoding uncharacterized protein LOC117332524, with protein MEEDNAKLLQTYKRDLETYRTDLEQKVQECKKALQRGSHFNVGYDIHYPVNIPLQPTLGMATFTPNRTPGECLKKALGEVTISAQSQGRVPHGNDRLVGSSGERLSTTSQQPSQKFQTPPVQQRSKKRKEEFGPIYTLLTKTKQFREWTSRCQISSACPNMDDQLWTCDNYRDSLTLFDREGNTIQEVKHDTRIWDISLSPITNTLWACDWEHNISELVSGRLEHRFSTYEKPECICITASNHVIVGMAGQISKFTTKGELLPTTSATAAGEPLVSLPYRVSECRLTHNLAMIVLNDESVCCDGNQHMLVVMDTHFKELFVYDGEVPDTYQPTSQSGDKPFEPRDVVLTMQVTLS; from the coding sequence ATGGAGGAGGACAATGCCAAGTTACTACAAACCTACAAACGGGACCTGGAAACGTACAGGACAGATCTTGAACAAAAAGTACAGGAATGTAAGAAAGCACTTCAGCGTGGTTCTCACTTTAACGTTGGATATGATATCCATTACCCTGTCAATATTCCCCTACAACCTACCCTTGGTATGGCTACATTCACACCGAACAGAACTCCCGGAGAATGCCTGAAAAAGGCCTTAGGAGAAGTCACCATCTCGGCTCAGAGTCAGGGTCGAGTGCCACATGGGAATGATCGGTTAGTTGGGTCATCTGGAGAACGACTGTCTACTACATCACAGCAGCCTTCGCAGAAGTTTCAGACGCCGCCTGTTCAACAACGATCAAAGAAAAGAAAGGAAGAATTTGGTCCTATATACACCCTTTTGACAAAGACGAAACAGTTTCGGGAGTGGACGTCTCGATGTCAAATTTCATCTGCATGCCCAAATATGGATGACCAATTGTGGACATGTGACAACTACCGTGATTCACTAACTCTCTTTGACAGGGAAGGGAATACAATACAGGAGGTCAAACACGATACTAGGATCTGGGACATCAGTCTGTCACCCATAACCAACACGCTGTGGGCCTGCGACTGGGAACACAATATCTCAGAGCTCGTGTCAGGACGGCTGGAACACAGATTCAGTACCTATGAGAAACCAGAGTGTATCTGTATTACAGCCAGTAACCATGTTATTGTGGGGATGGCCGGACAAATCTCAAAATTCACCACGAAAGGTGAATTGTTACCTACAACCTCGGCTACAGCGGCTGGCGAGCCATTAGTTAGTTTACCATACAGAGTGTCAGAGTGTCGGCTAACCCACAACCTTGCAATGATTGTCTTGAACGATGAAAGTGTTTGTTGTGACGGAAATCAACACATGCTTGTTGTCATGGACACACATTTCAAGGAACTGTTTGTATATGATGGTGAAGTCCCTGATACTTATCAACCAACATCACAGTCGGGAGATAAACCATTTGAGCCCCGGGATGTGGTGTTGACAATGCAGGTAACATTATCATAG